The following coding sequences lie in one Silene latifolia isolate original U9 population chromosome 5, ASM4854445v1, whole genome shotgun sequence genomic window:
- the LOC141657785 gene encoding F-box protein CPR1-like gives MSTFPIDLLTEILLLLPAKTLLRCAVVCKLWYHLIRDLHFVNLHLQRSLATKTNLHFVIRTPMLHLTDFDTFENIRELDYPFKHPEHGGVDVVGTCNGLLCLLESEYFQLIIYNPTTQTNRLLPWLPVEEQLAYPHGRFNFGFGFDTVSQDYKCVRIGQTYSSDPDSYYCRVMVYSFNNHSWRRGPDVPYFFYNHYRSDALLHETMHWVGAGSGDDRMPRPIVAFSLQDESFSSLTLPEFNAEHYSSLTVQVLDGCLCFLVSYLGDCDVWIMEEYGVSGSWKKLFKVVLRIFIEHVDRIICYSSSGKGLFVRISPLQVAYLDLETMETTNVKVADFFRCLDAHLCVENLLMLDHTNYVWQKRGQEEG, from the coding sequence ATGTCGACTTTTCCCATTGATTTACTCACCGAAATATTATTACTCTTGCCCGCAAAAACTTTGCTACGATGTGCGGTTGTCTGCAAATTATGGTATCATCTTATTAGAGATCTTCATTTTGTTAATCTTCATTTGCAACGATCCCTTGCAACCAAAACCAACCTCCATTTTGTCATCAGAACCCCAATGCTTCATTTGACTGATTTCGACACTTTTGAGAACATCCGTGAGCTCGATTACCCTTTCAAGCATCCTGAGCATGGTGGCGTTGACGTGGTTGGTACATGTAATGGCTTACTCTGTCTTCTTGAAAGTGAGTACTTCCAGCTAATTATATACAACCCAACTACGCAAACAAATAGGTTACTCCCTTGGTTGCCTGTAGAGGAACAGTTAGCTTACCCTCATGGGCGTTTCAATTTTGGTTTTGGGTTTGATACCGTCTCTCAGGACTACAAATGTGTTAGGATTGGTCAGACCTATTCTAGCGACCCAGATTCTTATTATTGTCGAGTCATGGTTTATAGCTTCAATAATCATTCCTGGAGAAGGGGCCCCGATGTTCCGTATTTTTTTTATAATCATTATAGGAGCGATGCGTTGCTCCATGAAACAATGCATTGGGTTGGAGCTGGTTCAGGCGATGATCGTATGCCGCGACCTATTGTCGCTTTTAGTTTACAAGACGAGAGTTTTAGCTCTTTGACACTACCAGAGTTTAATGCGGAACATTACAGTTCCTTGACTGTACAAGTTTTGGATGGATGCTTGTGTTTTTTAGTCAGTTACTTAGGTGATTGCGATGTATGGATCATGGAAGAATATGGAGTGTCGGGATCATGGAAAAAGCTTTTTAAGGTTGTACTGCGTATATTTATAGAGCACGTGGACAGAATAATCTGTTATTCAAGTAGTGGCAAGGGATTATTTGTTAGAATTTCTCCTCTTCAGGTTGCTTATCTAGACCTCGAAACGATGGAAACTACAAATGTCAAGGTTGCTGATTTTTTCAGATGCCTAGATGCCCATCTCTGTGTAGAAAATCTTCTTATGCTGGATCATACCAACTATGTTTGGCAGAAACGAGGGCAAGAAGAAGGGTAA